A stretch of the Flavobacterium aquiphilum genome encodes the following:
- a CDS encoding alpha-ketoglutarate-dependent dioxygenase AlkB family protein has translation MNSLFHSEPIYFNLPDAEIIYFPSFLSKEEADSLFTELLEKTPWQHDEITVYGKKHLQPRLTALYGNEGKPYSYSNITMQPHYWTLTLQKIKSMAEAISGTNFTTVLLNYYRDGKDSNGWHADNEKELGTNPTIASLSLGAKRNFQLKHNIDVSQKKNIILENGSLLLMKGTTQHFWKHQIPKTSKPIGPRINLTFRTIE, from the coding sequence ATGAATTCACTTTTTCACTCAGAGCCAATATATTTTAATCTGCCAGATGCCGAAATCATCTACTTTCCCTCTTTTCTTTCAAAAGAAGAAGCTGATTCTCTTTTCACGGAATTGCTAGAAAAAACGCCTTGGCAACACGATGAAATTACAGTTTATGGCAAAAAACATTTGCAACCGCGATTAACGGCTTTATATGGAAATGAAGGAAAACCTTATTCCTATTCCAATATCACTATGCAGCCTCACTACTGGACATTGACTTTGCAAAAAATAAAATCGATGGCCGAAGCTATTTCCGGAACGAATTTCACCACCGTTTTATTGAATTATTACAGAGACGGCAAAGACAGTAACGGTTGGCACGCCGACAACGAAAAGGAATTAGGTACCAATCCTACAATTGCATCACTAAGTTTGGGAGCCAAACGCAACTTTCAATTGAAACACAATATTGATGTCTCCCAAAAAAAGAATATTATTTTAGAGAATGGCAGTTTACTGTTAATGAAGGGCACTACACAGCATTTTTGGAAACACCAAATTCCAAAAACATCAAAACCAATTGGTCCAAGAATAAATCTAACCTTTCGAACGATTGAATAA
- a CDS encoding DUF4369 domain-containing protein — translation MKNSIIAFAALILLVACNKNESKTNLHITGNVKGLKEGTLYIQRYADSSLVAIDSIKIDGNSAFESNIDLKSPEMLYLYLDRGVTNSLDNNIMFFAEPGTINIDTNLDSFITSAKITGSKNQELYEEYKKVNSRFTDENLSLIEKKFKALKFKNTKALDSLNALQENNIKRKYLYATNFAVNHKDHEVSPYIALAEIYDINIKYLDTIQKSMTPKVANSFYGKKLTKYVNAIKESEKNN, via the coding sequence ATGAAAAATTCAATTATTGCTTTTGCTGCATTAATCCTTTTGGTTGCCTGTAACAAAAATGAATCTAAAACAAACCTGCATATCACAGGAAACGTAAAAGGATTAAAGGAAGGTACTTTGTACATTCAGAGGTATGCTGATTCTTCCCTTGTCGCAATAGACAGTATCAAAATAGATGGAAATTCTGCTTTTGAAAGCAACATTGATTTGAAATCACCCGAAATGCTTTACTTATATCTTGACAGAGGTGTTACCAACTCACTTGACAACAACATTATGTTTTTTGCAGAACCAGGAACAATCAATATCGACACGAACTTAGATTCGTTCATCACAAGTGCAAAAATAACCGGTTCAAAAAATCAGGAATTATATGAAGAATACAAAAAAGTAAACTCCCGTTTTACGGATGAAAATCTAAGTTTGATCGAGAAAAAATTTAAAGCTTTAAAATTCAAAAACACAAAAGCACTAGACAGTTTAAACGCTTTACAAGAAAACAATATTAAACGTAAATACCTTTATGCAACCAATTTTGCAGTAAACCATAAAGATCACGAAGTATCTCCTTATATTGCTTTGGCCGAAATTTATGATATCAACATCAAATACCTTGATACTATCCAAAAATCAATGACACCAAAAGTAGCCAACTCATTTTATGGTAAAAAATTAACTAAATATGTTAATGCAATAAAAGAAAGCGAAAAAAACAATTAA
- a CDS encoding DUF2805 domain-containing protein: MKKSNRKELTWEQTERLMILAQEEKNPFEIIKKEFGLAEKEVLEIMKKKMPVEKFEMWKKKAIASKPKPKPLKIDDFDDDLDGKYYIKNKLD; this comes from the coding sequence ATGAAAAAGAGTAACCGCAAAGAATTAACTTGGGAACAAACAGAAAGACTGATGATATTAGCCCAAGAAGAAAAAAATCCATTTGAAATTATCAAAAAAGAATTTGGATTAGCAGAGAAAGAGGTTCTTGAAATTATGAAAAAGAAGATGCCCGTTGAAAAATTTGAAATGTGGAAAAAGAAAGCTATTGCAAGTAAACCTAAACCAAAACCTCTTAAAATCGACGATTTTGATGACGATTTAGACGGCAAATATTATATAAAAAACAAACTAGACTAA
- a CDS encoding type I phosphomannose isomerase catalytic subunit produces the protein MSAELYPLQFDAILKERIWGGEKLKTILNKPITSKITGESWELSTVEGDVSVVANGAYKGKALTELINEFPNEILGTAVYKRFGNQFPLLFKYLDAREDLSIQVHPNDELAKARHNSFGKTEMWYVMQADADARIIVGFKEDSSREEYLENLNNKTLTNILDGIKAKPGDVFFLETGTVHAIGAGLVIAEIQQTSDITYRLYDFDRKDAQGNTRELHVDLALDAINYKKVDTYKEYSKEQNQSNTVVDCPYFTTNFIPLEGEKQVAGSGLSFTVFMCIEGSFELEYNGVSNKYIQGDTVLVPAGLKNYNLKGKASVLEIYIS, from the coding sequence ATGAGTGCAGAATTATACCCATTGCAGTTTGATGCAATCCTCAAAGAAAGAATTTGGGGTGGTGAAAAATTAAAAACGATTTTGAATAAACCAATTACATCCAAAATTACTGGGGAAAGTTGGGAATTGTCTACGGTTGAAGGCGATGTGAGCGTTGTGGCAAACGGTGCTTACAAAGGAAAAGCTTTGACTGAGTTAATCAATGAATTTCCAAATGAAATTCTTGGAACTGCTGTTTACAAAAGATTTGGGAATCAATTTCCATTGTTGTTTAAATATTTGGATGCCCGTGAAGATTTGTCGATTCAGGTACATCCGAATGATGAATTGGCTAAAGCGCGTCATAATTCATTTGGTAAAACTGAAATGTGGTATGTTATGCAGGCTGATGCCGATGCCAGAATTATTGTTGGGTTCAAAGAAGATTCCAGCCGTGAGGAATACTTGGAAAATCTGAATAATAAAACCCTAACAAATATTCTTGATGGTATAAAAGCGAAACCGGGAGATGTGTTCTTCTTGGAGACTGGAACGGTTCATGCTATTGGGGCGGGATTGGTTATTGCTGAAATTCAGCAAACTTCAGATATTACTTATCGTTTATACGATTTTGATAGAAAGGATGCTCAGGGAAATACTAGAGAACTTCATGTTGACTTGGCATTGGATGCTATAAATTACAAAAAAGTTGATACCTATAAAGAATATTCCAAAGAGCAAAATCAATCAAATACAGTGGTTGATTGTCCTTATTTTACAACTAATTTTATTCCATTGGAAGGCGAAAAACAGGTTGCGGGTTCAGGATTGTCTTTTACGGTGTTTATGTGTATTGAAGGTTCGTTTGAATTAGAATACAATGGTGTGTCTAATAAATACATACAAGGAGATACAGTGCTTGTTCCGGCAGGATTGAAAAACTATAATTTGAAGGGAAAAGCTTCTGTTTTAGAAATTTACATTTCATAG
- a CDS encoding peroxiredoxin, with product MQLKVGDKIPNFKVKDTNGNDFDSQEMIGQKPLVIYFYPKDNTPGCTVQACGFRDQYEDFTDLGAEVIGISSDSVESHQKFTQQFRLPFTLLSDSDKKIRKLFGVPPDWFGILPGRATYVVDKAGTIIMIFDSVKAEQHIQKALEAIKTLK from the coding sequence ATGCAACTGAAAGTAGGGGACAAAATTCCAAATTTTAAGGTCAAAGACACAAATGGGAATGATTTTGACAGTCAGGAAATGATTGGACAAAAACCTTTGGTTATTTATTTTTATCCAAAGGACAATACACCTGGCTGTACAGTTCAAGCCTGTGGTTTCAGGGATCAATACGAGGATTTCACGGATTTGGGTGCTGAAGTAATCGGGATTAGCAGTGATAGTGTTGAGTCGCATCAAAAATTTACTCAACAATTCCGGTTGCCTTTTACACTTTTATCAGATTCGGATAAGAAAATAAGAAAGCTTTTTGGTGTTCCTCCGGATTGGTTTGGGATATTGCCAGGAAGGGCCACTTATGTTGTTGATAAGGCCGGAACTATTATTATGATTTTTGATAGTGTTAAGGCGGAGCAACATATTCAAAAGGCTTTGGAGGCGATTAAGACATTGAAGTAG
- a CDS encoding 6-pyruvoyl trahydropterin synthase family protein, translated as MKVTLSRKAHFNAAHRLYRKDWTFEQNDAIFGKCNNPNFHGHNYELIVSVTGEIDKETGYVLDVKFLTDIIKEEVEDQFDHKNLNLDVPEFQDLNPTAENIVVVIWNKIRKKVKPELDLEVVLYETPRNFVTYRGE; from the coding sequence ATGAAAGTAACCCTGTCCAGAAAAGCACATTTTAACGCAGCACACCGTTTGTACCGAAAAGATTGGACTTTCGAGCAAAACGATGCTATTTTTGGCAAATGTAATAACCCTAATTTTCACGGTCATAATTATGAATTGATTGTAAGTGTTACGGGTGAGATCGATAAAGAAACCGGTTACGTATTGGATGTGAAATTTCTAACCGATATTATAAAGGAAGAAGTTGAAGACCAATTTGATCATAAGAATTTGAATTTGGATGTACCCGAATTTCAAGATTTGAATCCAACCGCCGAGAATATTGTAGTGGTGATTTGGAATAAAATCAGAAAAAAAGTAAAACCGGAATTGGATTTGGAAGTGGTTCTTTATGAAACACCGCGCAATTTTGTAACCTATAGAGGAGAATAG
- the aqpZ gene encoding aquaporin Z, translated as MKKLFAEFFGTYWLVFGGCGSALFAAGIPNLGIGFVGVSLAFGLTVLTMAYAVGHISGGHFNPAVSFGLWAGGRFPAKDLIPYIIAQCIGAFAAAGTLFTIASGKAGFMIDNTKAGAFASNGYGAFSPDGYSMQAAFIAELVLTLFFLLIILGATDKFANGKFAGIAIGLGLTLIHLISIPITNTSVNPARSLSQAVFVGGEPLSQVWLFWVAPILGAIIAGFIYKNLLQDHSEA; from the coding sequence ATGAAAAAACTTTTTGCAGAATTTTTCGGTACATATTGGTTGGTTTTTGGAGGTTGCGGAAGTGCATTATTTGCTGCAGGCATACCAAACTTAGGAATTGGATTTGTTGGAGTTTCATTAGCTTTTGGATTAACCGTTTTGACTATGGCCTATGCAGTTGGACATATTTCAGGAGGGCATTTTAATCCCGCAGTTTCTTTCGGATTATGGGCTGGCGGCCGATTTCCAGCTAAAGATTTGATTCCGTACATTATAGCACAATGCATTGGTGCTTTTGCTGCTGCAGGAACACTTTTCACAATTGCTTCCGGAAAAGCAGGTTTTATGATAGACAATACAAAAGCCGGGGCTTTTGCATCAAATGGATATGGTGCTTTTTCTCCCGACGGCTATTCGATGCAGGCTGCTTTTATTGCCGAATTGGTACTGACTTTATTCTTCCTTTTAATTATACTTGGTGCCACTGATAAATTTGCCAACGGAAAATTCGCCGGAATAGCTATTGGACTGGGACTTACTCTTATACACTTGATCAGTATTCCTATTACAAATACCTCTGTAAATCCTGCAAGATCATTATCTCAGGCTGTTTTTGTAGGCGGCGAACCATTATCCCAAGTATGGCTGTTTTGGGTAGCCCCAATTTTAGGAGCTATTATTGCAGGTTTTATTTATAAAAATTTATTACAAGATCATTCAGAAGCTTAA
- a CDS encoding peptidase M61, with protein MKKIIFAFAFSSLLWTSKASTTHSVEQKKEAIEVNINLTDVKDDQVLVTVKAPKIKTDETIYSLPKTVPGTYSEDDYGKYVADFKAYDAKGNLLTVTKSDDNTWSIKKANTLAKITYLVNDTFDTEKGRGFGKDDVFSPAGTNIDANKNFMLNLHGFVGYFQDKKESPYKVTVTHPANLWGATSMIDKDGSSTTDVFEMPLYSELLENPIMYSKPDYTTFTVDGMDIQIAVYSPTGKFTAESITPEMKTMMTAQKTFLGKINSTKKYTVIIYLSSMAPTDAKGFGALEHPTATTVVMPEMMPKDELVEQLKDIVSHEFFHIVTPLTIHSKEIQYFDYNAPKMSQHLWMYEGVTEYFANLFQINQGLIKEDAFYSRLSEKIESAKAMNDTMPFTTMSANVLTEPYKDQYLNVYQKGALIGMCVDIIIREKSEGKRGILDLMHQLSTEYGVSKPFNDADLFAKITSLTYPEVGEFLTKYVSGPTPIPYYDYLVKVGVTKVTKKTPEGIFLKGQVPYIGVDRSNKEIFIAPDKELNIFYTTLGLKGGDRIVSINDKAYSLDNIYDMISESQKWKENDPISIKIKRDGKEEVIKGAVKFPYIDTDGLEATDSSKATLREAWLKG; from the coding sequence ATGAAAAAAATAATCTTCGCATTTGCTTTTTCTTCTCTACTGTGGACAAGTAAAGCTAGCACTACACACTCTGTAGAACAAAAAAAAGAAGCAATTGAAGTCAACATCAATCTTACTGATGTAAAAGACGACCAAGTTTTGGTAACCGTAAAAGCTCCAAAAATCAAAACAGATGAAACCATTTATAGCCTTCCAAAAACAGTTCCTGGAACTTATTCGGAAGATGATTACGGAAAATATGTTGCCGATTTCAAAGCTTATGATGCAAAAGGAAACTTATTGACTGTTACCAAATCCGATGACAACACATGGTCTATCAAAAAAGCAAACACTTTAGCAAAAATCACCTATTTAGTAAACGACACCTTCGACACTGAAAAAGGTCGAGGCTTTGGAAAAGACGATGTGTTCTCTCCTGCCGGAACCAATATAGATGCTAATAAAAACTTTATGTTAAACTTACATGGTTTTGTTGGCTATTTTCAAGACAAAAAGGAAAGTCCATATAAAGTTACTGTAACGCATCCTGCAAATCTTTGGGGAGCAACTTCAATGATTGACAAAGATGGTTCTTCAACAACAGATGTTTTTGAAATGCCTCTTTACTCAGAGTTATTGGAAAACCCAATCATGTATTCAAAACCCGACTACACAACTTTTACGGTAGATGGTATGGATATTCAAATTGCTGTTTACTCTCCTACTGGAAAATTCACGGCAGAAAGCATAACGCCAGAGATGAAAACCATGATGACTGCTCAAAAAACATTTTTGGGCAAAATCAATTCAACAAAAAAATACACTGTTATTATTTACCTTTCTTCTATGGCCCCTACTGATGCGAAAGGTTTTGGAGCATTGGAACATCCAACAGCAACAACAGTGGTTATGCCCGAAATGATGCCAAAAGATGAACTGGTTGAACAATTAAAAGATATTGTTTCTCATGAATTTTTCCATATTGTAACACCGTTGACAATACACTCTAAAGAAATTCAATATTTTGATTATAATGCGCCAAAAATGTCTCAGCATTTATGGATGTATGAAGGTGTAACCGAATATTTTGCCAATCTTTTCCAAATCAATCAAGGATTGATAAAAGAAGACGCCTTCTATTCTCGCCTGTCCGAAAAAATAGAAAGCGCCAAAGCCATGAATGACACTATGCCATTTACCACTATGAGTGCCAATGTACTTACAGAACCTTATAAAGACCAATACTTAAATGTATATCAAAAAGGAGCTTTGATTGGAATGTGCGTTGATATTATAATTAGAGAAAAAAGCGAAGGAAAAAGAGGAATTTTGGATTTGATGCATCAACTATCAACAGAGTACGGAGTTTCAAAACCATTTAATGATGCCGATTTATTTGCAAAAATTACATCATTAACTTATCCTGAAGTTGGTGAATTCTTAACCAAATATGTATCTGGCCCAACTCCAATTCCATATTATGACTATTTAGTAAAAGTGGGAGTAACAAAAGTTACCAAAAAAACACCTGAAGGAATATTTCTGAAAGGACAAGTTCCATATATTGGCGTTGACAGATCAAACAAAGAAATCTTTATTGCTCCTGACAAAGAATTGAATATTTTCTATACTACATTAGGCTTAAAAGGAGGAGACAGAATTGTTTCCATCAATGACAAAGCTTATTCGCTGGACAATATTTATGACATGATCAGTGAAAGTCAAAAATGGAAAGAAAACGATCCGATTTCTATAAAAATCAAACGTGACGGAAAAGAGGAAGTAATCAAAGGAGCTGTAAAATTCCCTTATATTGATACTGATGGCCTTGAAGCAACAGATAGCTCAAAAGCAACTTTGAGAGAAGCCTGGCTAAAAGGATAA
- the idi gene encoding isopentenyl-diphosphate Delta-isomerase — translation MEEEQVILVNELDQQIGLMPKLEAHERAILHRAFSVFILNDKNEIMLQQRAHHKYHSPLLWTNTCCSHQRDGETNIQAGSRRLYEEMGFKAELKELFHFIYKAPFDNGLTEHELDHVMIGYYNDEPIINPEEVEDWKWMKIEDVQNDMLENPDDYTVWFKIIFDEFYHFLEEHTI, via the coding sequence ATGGAAGAAGAACAAGTAATATTAGTTAATGAATTAGATCAGCAGATTGGTTTAATGCCTAAGTTGGAAGCACATGAAAGAGCCATTTTACATCGTGCTTTTTCTGTTTTTATTTTAAATGACAAAAATGAGATTATGCTCCAACAAAGAGCACATCACAAATATCATTCCCCTTTATTATGGACAAATACTTGTTGCAGTCATCAGAGAGATGGTGAAACAAATATTCAAGCCGGTAGCCGAAGATTGTATGAGGAAATGGGGTTTAAAGCGGAATTAAAAGAACTTTTCCATTTTATTTACAAAGCTCCATTCGATAACGGATTGACCGAACATGAGTTGGATCACGTTATGATTGGTTATTATAATGACGAGCCAATAATTAATCCTGAGGAAGTAGAAGATTGGAAATGGATGAAAATTGAAGATGTTCAAAATGATATGCTTGAAAATCCTGATGATTACACGGTTTGGTTTAAAATTATTTTTGATGAATTTTATCATTTTTTAGAAGAACATACGATTTAA